In Treponema primitia ZAS-2, a genomic segment contains:
- a CDS encoding ParB N-terminal domain-containing protein produces MQIPLDDIIVKKRIRKDLGDIAALAESMKRFGQMSPIVLNNKNVLIAGGRRLEAARYLGWRTINAVVMDINDKLSKLEYEVEENLQRRDFTPDEIALASERINRLRNPKFFRRIWNAVVKFFKRLFKIED; encoded by the coding sequence GTGCAGATACCATTGGATGATATTATTGTAAAAAAGCGGATCCGCAAGGATCTGGGGGATATTGCCGCCCTGGCGGAAAGCATGAAACGCTTCGGTCAGATGAGCCCCATCGTCTTAAACAATAAGAACGTACTCATTGCCGGGGGCCGGCGGCTTGAGGCAGCCCGGTATCTGGGCTGGCGTACCATCAATGCCGTGGTGATGGACATCAACGATAAGCTTTCAAAGCTGGAGTACGAGGTTGAGGAAAACCTTCAGCGCCGGGATTTTACCCCCGATGAAATTGCCCTGGCCAGCGAGCGGATCAACAGACTCCGCAACCCCAAGTTTTTCCGCCGCATCTGGAATGCGGTGGTAAAGTTTTTCAAGCGCCTGTTTAAGATTGAAGATTGA
- a CDS encoding PBP1A family penicillin-binding protein — protein sequence MKGSVLIRIFAAITVLVAVIIGVGLGLSLAETNNIKNQENFIEFAPALPTKIVDINGTLITEFSADEKREMVSLNELPRHLIYAVLAREDPDFYNHKGFSIRGISRAALGKLIGKSLGGGSTITQQVAGTLYTDRTEYSYSRKIRELWWSFQMERRYTKNEILEIYLNYMYMGPGTYGVEAASKYFFGHSAREITLAEAAILAVQLSSPSRYNPLDNPNIARDRQRSVLDRMIEFGYTTPAEAEASFAAYWDNYDYTRASTSAYYNREDAAPWFSEYVRRELDSMMYGTMDYYRDGFTVLTTLDLNHQQAAAKFMEQGLDKANKEYTRSSGNRLTEAERTYVPVIDMLSLFFDLSDIHASSEAQGKQKAFSRYTKTINPVVDMASLIFGIQDLKVITGSAFADLKTSTEKNVVEGALVSIENETGYITALIGGSKYDESNQLIRATQGNIQPGSSFKPLYYSAAIDSRIFTPTSMIYDLPIVFHNEDGTPYIPLNFRGEWKGTVLLYDALANSMNVPSLKVLDAIGFDAAIDRAATLLGITDPATIRRTFPRVYPLGLGIISAAPLQMARAFAVFANQGRDVSPIAIRAVEDRNGRVVLDTEREVRLRQRRLGSDIQVISPQNAYVMTSMLKKTVEMGTLYNPSEWGAKFTFRDEQGNRFRMPMAGKTGTPQNWSDAWTVGYSPYYTTAIWFGFDKPGNSLGVNLTGSTLAGPVWADFMREIHQGLPFKDFVKPSTGIVDVTVCTKSGLLKTPNCPADVTMPFLEGTQPTRYCDMHNGAGNNSSPLYQEMRFDTMLIDSNSLLGEIKMPELRMDLLPPELQRPAAPNRNAPRPGTRTSGNTSQGTANSTTTRTARGTSSQEAPSPGRSTGTSPAASQTPSRNTRGNPVIPDDEFALELPSYNPLLD from the coding sequence ATGAAAGGTTCTGTTTTAATCCGTATATTTGCAGCTATCACCGTTCTTGTGGCGGTGATTATTGGCGTTGGGCTTGGCCTGTCCCTGGCGGAAACAAATAATATCAAAAACCAGGAAAATTTTATCGAGTTCGCTCCGGCCTTGCCCACAAAAATCGTGGATATTAACGGTACCCTGATCACCGAATTTTCTGCGGATGAAAAGCGGGAAATGGTCTCCTTGAACGAACTGCCTCGGCACCTGATTTACGCGGTCCTGGCCCGGGAAGACCCGGACTTTTACAACCATAAGGGCTTCAGTATCCGGGGTATTTCCCGGGCAGCCCTGGGGAAGCTCATCGGCAAGTCCCTGGGCGGGGGCTCCACCATTACTCAGCAGGTGGCAGGGACCCTCTATACGGACCGTACCGAATATTCCTATTCCCGGAAAATCCGGGAACTTTGGTGGTCCTTCCAGATGGAACGGCGTTACACGAAAAACGAAATCCTGGAAATCTACCTGAATTATATGTATATGGGCCCTGGAACCTACGGAGTGGAAGCGGCAAGCAAATACTTTTTCGGCCATTCCGCCCGGGAGATCACCCTGGCTGAGGCGGCGATCCTGGCGGTCCAGCTGTCCAGCCCTTCCCGGTACAACCCCCTGGATAACCCCAATATCGCCCGGGACCGGCAGCGCTCAGTGCTGGACCGGATGATCGAGTTCGGCTATACCACCCCGGCGGAAGCAGAGGCCTCTTTTGCCGCATATTGGGATAATTACGACTATACCCGGGCTTCGACCTCGGCCTACTACAATCGGGAGGACGCCGCCCCCTGGTTCAGCGAGTATGTGCGCCGGGAATTGGATTCCATGATGTACGGGACCATGGACTACTACCGGGACGGCTTTACGGTGCTCACCACCCTGGATCTGAACCACCAGCAGGCGGCGGCGAAATTTATGGAACAGGGGCTGGATAAGGCCAATAAGGAATATACCCGGTCCAGCGGGAACCGGCTTACCGAAGCGGAGCGTACCTATGTGCCGGTGATCGATATGCTTTCCCTGTTTTTCGATCTGTCGGACATCCACGCCTCTTCTGAAGCCCAGGGCAAGCAGAAGGCTTTTTCCCGGTATACCAAGACCATCAACCCCGTGGTGGATATGGCCTCCCTGATCTTCGGCATCCAGGACCTCAAGGTCATAACCGGCAGCGCTTTTGCGGATCTCAAGACTAGCACCGAAAAGAACGTGGTCGAGGGGGCCCTGGTCTCCATTGAAAATGAAACCGGATATATCACTGCCCTGATCGGGGGGTCCAAGTACGATGAGTCCAATCAGCTCATCCGGGCAACCCAGGGCAATATCCAGCCGGGCAGTTCCTTTAAGCCCCTGTACTATTCGGCAGCTATTGATTCCCGGATTTTTACCCCCACCTCAATGATCTACGATCTGCCCATCGTGTTCCATAACGAGGATGGAACCCCCTATATACCCCTGAATTTCCGGGGCGAATGGAAGGGCACGGTGCTGCTCTACGATGCCCTGGCAAACTCCATGAACGTTCCTTCCCTTAAAGTACTGGATGCTATAGGCTTTGATGCCGCCATTGACCGGGCCGCAACCCTCCTGGGGATCACGGATCCTGCGACCATACGGCGGACCTTCCCCCGGGTCTATCCCCTGGGGCTGGGCATTATCTCTGCTGCGCCTTTGCAAATGGCCCGGGCCTTTGCGGTCTTCGCCAACCAGGGGCGGGATGTGAGCCCCATCGCCATACGGGCCGTGGAGGACCGGAATGGCCGGGTGGTGCTGGATACAGAGCGGGAAGTGCGGCTCCGGCAGCGGCGCCTGGGCAGCGACATACAGGTTATCAGCCCCCAGAACGCCTATGTGATGACCAGTATGCTGAAAAAAACCGTGGAAATGGGCACCCTCTACAACCCCTCTGAATGGGGGGCAAAGTTTACCTTCCGGGACGAACAGGGCAATCGTTTCCGTATGCCCATGGCGGGGAAAACCGGCACCCCTCAGAACTGGTCCGACGCCTGGACCGTGGGCTATTCCCCTTATTACACCACCGCCATCTGGTTCGGCTTTGACAAGCCCGGCAATTCCCTGGGGGTCAATCTTACGGGTTCCACCCTGGCCGGCCCGGTCTGGGCTGATTTTATGCGGGAAATCCACCAGGGCCTGCCCTTTAAGGACTTTGTTAAACCCTCCACGGGCATTGTGGATGTAACGGTCTGTACCAAATCGGGGCTGCTGAAAACGCCGAATTGCCCCGCCGATGTCACCATGCCCTTCCTGGAAGGCACCCAGCCCACCCGGTACTGCGATATGCATAACGGCGCCGGGAATAATTCTTCCCCCCTTTACCAGGAAATGCGCTTTGACACCATGCTCATAGACAGCAATAGTCTGTTAGGGGAAATAAAGATGCCCGAACTGCGGATGGACCTTTTGCCCCCGGAACTCCAGCGTCCGGCAGCGCCGAATCGGAACGCCCCCCGCCCGGGAACCCGTACTTCCGGCAATACTTCTCAGGGTACCGCAAATTCCACCACCACCCGGACAGCGCGGGGAACTTCGTCGCAAGAAGCACCAAGCCCAGGGCGCTCCACCGGAACTTCACCAGCAGCTTCCCAGACTCCGTCCAGAAACACCCGGGGTAACCCGGTAATTCCCGACGATGAATTTGCCCTGGAACTTCCGTCTTATAACCCCCTGCTTGATTAA
- a CDS encoding flavodoxin family protein, producing MDEQKSGGRELLLIKGSPRKKGVTAALADMLLREAALLDKNIQSTIIDSYALGLKPCTHCGYCQKKSGCVQSDFLPVDAALQRADLLVIASPVYVLGFPAPLKALLDRSQQYFEARASLGIIPIKKPKSALFLSAYGSADARGVHYMEEQLKLVFKVFNAELKGTIAAHNTDSGDVDFNSLGEEIKKALALLLDQSICGIDKTPPLP from the coding sequence ATGGACGAACAGAAATCCGGCGGAAGAGAATTGCTGCTGATCAAAGGGTCCCCCAGAAAAAAGGGCGTTACTGCTGCCCTTGCGGATATGCTCCTCCGGGAAGCGGCGCTTTTGGATAAAAACATACAGAGTACAATTATTGATTCCTATGCTCTGGGCTTAAAGCCCTGTACCCACTGCGGGTATTGTCAAAAAAAATCGGGCTGTGTGCAAAGCGACTTTCTTCCTGTGGACGCAGCCCTGCAAAGGGCGGATTTGTTGGTTATCGCAAGCCCCGTGTATGTGCTGGGGTTTCCTGCGCCCTTGAAAGCCCTTTTGGACAGGAGCCAACAGTATTTTGAAGCGCGGGCTTCTTTGGGGATCATTCCAATCAAAAAACCTAAAAGCGCTCTTTTCTTAAGCGCCTATGGGTCCGCTGATGCCCGGGGCGTTCACTATATGGAGGAGCAGCTTAAACTTGTTTTTAAGGTTTTTAACGCTGAGCTTAAAGGGACCATAGCAGCCCATAACACGGATAGTGGAGATGTTGATTTTAACAGCCTGGGGGAAGAGATAAAAAAAGCCCTGGCCCTGCTTTTGGACCAATCAATCTGCGGCATTGACAAAACGCCCCCGCTTCCATAG
- a CDS encoding ATP-binding protein: MKKLFDRLSIVIGNVFSRLGLGMRAKLILLFVVIKVIPLVLLTIMAWGQSVNLGKELNRRTQELTVQANEALIKTGDMAVSDSVTALNNLATEDIERTSTDMARRVADFLYERDRDILYVAALEPGQGAYRRFVENKLGTLIKSGEWELAADGRSWVPRGTALQVVESETNPVGSSNRENDYSFRYRPPDNFAYENRPLYLEMTYVDLQGNELIKVTGSPRMDRALKNVADRRNTYVKAETYFGELKNLKPGEIYVSDVIGAYVPSHLIGMYTPENTAARGLEYRPEEEAYAGKENPWGKRFQGLIRWATPVVQNGRITGYVTLALDHDHIMEFTDHTTPMSERYMELPSAFEGNYAFIWDYKCRSIAHPRHHSIVGFNPETGEAEVPWLEESIYQSWQASGKPYTEFIKGQATFVEQSRLKKPSAELTAAGLVGLDGRYLNNAPQCTGWFDLTSEGGSGSFLILWSGLWKLTTAATIPYYTGHYGESKRGFGFVAIGAGFEDFQHPALETKEVLDGLIGDADRNLTNAAFETSSAIKANLLETTIKLVVSAGLMIILVVFIAIWIASAFTGSITNIISGISHFRSGERQFRFNAPVKDEIGTLMDSFDEMADSLVAVEKDALVITRMDGAIIYANHEALVAIKKEFSEIQGKPYGEISIYPEDSNFDPLTALHEGREADVLYLSDTKRYVRGSAAYLTDKEGKNIGYIVTTTDLTEIVEEQKKIEEQKTLLDTIFSASPDLIWYKDIAGRYLTVNPRFASAAGREADEIVGSLAEDVFSPENTNLSMQRDLGVIESRKPLYSEERLVFADGHEEVLDMVRTPIFDSDNNPVGVLGFARDVSVRVNMENELRKTQIDLEKAVTDANNANRHKGDFLARMSHEIRTPMNAIIGMTGIVKKKLASGDADMEDMQANLRQIETSSQHLLGLLNDILDISKIEAGKIELSDETVDMKKLARTVETIIKPRCDEKNIIFDMNLEISPPGSFKLDPLRLRQVLINLLGNAVKFTPECGRIEFSITEQEKRDGKTLVGFLVRDNGIGIPKGAQEFLFKPFEQASAQTAKTYGGTGLGLAISKNIVQLFGGDIALESEEGKGSAFSFSLWFSDEAAEQVEELSPQNTENRLAGKKALLVDDVEINRLIAVNLLEFTGIEFDEAEDGIMAVKKFNESAEHFYDIIYMDVQMPNMDGYEATTAIRALDRADAKTVPIVALTANAFKDDIDRAIASGMNAHLAKPLELDKFTEVSFKLLGIRG; encoded by the coding sequence GTGAAAAAACTATTTGACCGTCTTAGTATAGTCATCGGTAATGTTTTTTCCAGGCTTGGCTTGGGAATGCGGGCAAAGCTGATCCTTCTCTTTGTCGTTATCAAGGTAATTCCCCTGGTTCTGCTCACCATTATGGCATGGGGGCAGTCGGTAAATTTAGGGAAGGAACTGAACCGGCGCACCCAGGAATTAACCGTCCAGGCCAATGAGGCGCTGATAAAAACCGGGGATATGGCGGTGAGCGATTCGGTGACCGCTCTGAACAATCTGGCTACAGAAGATATAGAACGGACCAGTACCGATATGGCCCGCCGGGTGGCGGACTTTCTCTATGAGCGGGACCGGGATATTCTCTACGTTGCCGCCCTGGAACCCGGCCAGGGCGCCTACCGCCGCTTCGTTGAAAACAAACTGGGGACCCTGATCAAAAGCGGGGAATGGGAACTGGCCGCAGATGGCAGGTCCTGGGTACCCCGGGGAACTGCGTTGCAAGTAGTGGAATCGGAAACAAATCCGGTGGGTTCCTCAAACCGGGAAAATGACTACAGTTTCCGCTACCGGCCGCCGGACAATTTTGCTTACGAAAACCGCCCCCTGTACCTGGAAATGACCTATGTGGATCTCCAGGGCAATGAGCTTATCAAAGTCACCGGTTCCCCCCGGATGGATAGGGCCCTGAAAAATGTGGCGGATCGCCGGAACACCTATGTAAAGGCGGAAACTTATTTTGGGGAACTGAAAAACCTTAAGCCCGGGGAAATCTACGTTTCCGATGTGATAGGCGCCTATGTCCCCTCTCATCTGATCGGCATGTATACCCCGGAAAACACCGCCGCCCGGGGCCTGGAATACCGGCCCGAAGAAGAGGCCTACGCGGGGAAAGAAAACCCCTGGGGCAAACGCTTCCAGGGGCTCATACGCTGGGCTACCCCGGTGGTACAGAACGGCCGCATTACCGGGTATGTAACCCTGGCCCTGGACCACGATCACATCATGGAATTTACGGACCACACCACCCCCATGAGCGAGCGGTACATGGAACTGCCCAGCGCCTTTGAGGGGAACTACGCCTTTATCTGGGACTACAAATGCCGCAGCATCGCCCACCCCCGGCACCACTCCATCGTAGGCTTCAACCCGGAAACCGGGGAGGCGGAGGTGCCCTGGCTTGAGGAAAGTATCTACCAGTCTTGGCAGGCCAGCGGCAAACCCTATACGGAATTTATCAAGGGCCAGGCTACCTTTGTCGAACAGTCCCGGCTCAAGAAGCCCTCAGCGGAACTAACCGCAGCGGGACTGGTGGGGCTGGACGGCCGTTACCTGAACAACGCTCCCCAATGTACAGGCTGGTTCGACCTGACCAGTGAAGGCGGTTCCGGTTCCTTCCTGATACTTTGGAGCGGTCTCTGGAAACTCACCACTGCTGCCACCATCCCCTATTATACAGGCCACTACGGCGAATCCAAACGGGGATTCGGTTTCGTAGCCATAGGCGCAGGGTTTGAGGATTTTCAGCACCCCGCCCTGGAAACCAAAGAAGTGCTGGACGGGCTTATCGGTGATGCTGACCGGAACCTGACCAACGCCGCATTTGAGACCAGCAGTGCCATCAAGGCGAACCTTCTGGAGACCACCATAAAACTCGTGGTCTCCGCGGGGCTCATGATCATCCTGGTAGTATTTATCGCCATCTGGATAGCCTCGGCCTTTACCGGCAGTATTACTAATATTATAAGCGGCATATCCCACTTCCGTTCCGGTGAACGGCAGTTCCGTTTTAACGCCCCGGTTAAGGATGAAATCGGTACCCTGATGGATTCCTTTGACGAAATGGCAGATAGCCTGGTGGCAGTTGAAAAGGATGCCCTGGTTATTACCCGCATGGACGGCGCCATCATCTATGCGAACCATGAGGCCCTGGTGGCGATAAAAAAAGAATTCTCTGAGATCCAGGGGAAACCCTATGGGGAGATCAGCATCTATCCTGAGGACTCAAACTTTGATCCCCTCACCGCCCTCCACGAAGGCCGGGAAGCAGATGTACTGTACCTCTCTGATACCAAGCGTTATGTCCGGGGCAGTGCAGCGTATCTGACCGACAAGGAAGGAAAAAATATCGGTTATATTGTCACCACCACGGATCTTACGGAGATTGTGGAGGAACAGAAAAAAATCGAGGAACAGAAAACCCTGCTGGACACGATCTTCTCCGCATCCCCGGATCTTATTTGGTACAAGGATATTGCAGGGCGCTACCTCACGGTAAATCCCCGGTTTGCTTCGGCTGCGGGCAGGGAGGCCGACGAAATAGTGGGGTCCCTTGCGGAGGATGTCTTCTCGCCTGAAAACACAAACCTCTCCATGCAGCGGGACCTGGGGGTTATCGAATCACGCAAGCCCCTGTATTCCGAAGAACGGCTGGTCTTTGCGGACGGCCATGAGGAAGTGCTCGACATGGTGCGTACTCCCATCTTTGACAGTGATAATAACCCTGTGGGTGTCCTGGGTTTTGCCCGGGATGTTTCTGTCCGGGTGAACATGGAAAATGAACTGCGCAAAACCCAAATAGATCTGGAAAAAGCCGTGACCGACGCGAACAACGCTAACCGTCATAAGGGGGATTTCCTGGCCCGGATGAGCCACGAGATCCGCACCCCCATGAACGCCATCATCGGCATGACAGGGATTGTAAAGAAGAAACTTGCCTCAGGCGATGCAGACATGGAAGACATGCAGGCTAATCTACGGCAGATAGAGACTTCCTCCCAGCACCTCCTGGGGCTTCTCAATGACATCCTGGATATTTCAAAAATAGAGGCCGGTAAAATAGAGCTCTCCGACGAAACCGTGGACATGAAAAAACTTGCCCGCACCGTGGAAACCATCATCAAGCCCCGGTGTGATGAAAAAAATATTATCTTTGATATGAACCTGGAAATTTCCCCGCCCGGATCCTTCAAACTGGATCCCCTGCGCTTACGCCAGGTGCTGATCAACCTCCTGGGCAATGCGGTTAAATTCACCCCCGAATGCGGCAGGATAGAGTTCAGTATTACTGAGCAGGAGAAGCGGGATGGAAAAACCTTGGTAGGTTTTTTGGTGCGGGATAACGGGATAGGCATTCCCAAAGGCGCCCAGGAATTTCTCTTTAAGCCCTTTGAGCAAGCCTCGGCCCAGACCGCAAAAACCTACGGCGGCACCGGCCTGGGGCTGGCGATCAGTAAAAACATTGTCCAGCTTTTCGGCGGGGACATCGCCCTGGAAAGCGAGGAGGGCAAGGGCAGCGCCTTCAGTTTCAGCCTTTGGTTTAGTGATGAAGCCGCCGAACAGGTAGAGGAACTAAGCCCGCAAAATACCGAGAACCGTCTGGCGGGTAAGAAGGCCCTCCTGGTGGATGATGTGGAAATCAACCGTCTCATCGCAGTAAATCTGTTGGAATTTACCGGCATTGAATTTGACGAAGCTGAGGACGGCATTATGGCGGTAAAAAAATTCAATGAATCTGCGGAGCATTTCTACGACATCATCTACATGGATGTGCAGATGCCCAACATGGACGGCTACGAAGCTACCACCGCCATCCGCGCCCTGGACCGTGCTGATGCCAAAACCGTCCCCATTGTGGCACTGACCGCCAATGCCTTCAAGGACGACATCGACCGTGCCATAGCCAGCGGCATGAACGCCCACCTGGCAAAGCCCCTGGAACTGGACAAGTTTACCGAAGTGAGTTTTAAGCTGCTGGGGATTAGAGGCTAA